A single region of the Gammaproteobacteria bacterium genome encodes:
- a CDS encoding YdcF family protein, whose product TGEILRERGIGRVLLVTSALHMPRAMKLFRARGIDAVAAPTDVRSIHDPARTVLDYLPDAGAMYQTTLAVKEYLGMGWMVVRGR is encoded by the coding sequence ACGGGGGAGATATTGCGGGAACGGGGGATTGGCAGGGTATTGCTGGTCACCTCGGCGCTGCACATGCCGCGGGCAATGAAGCTGTTTCGTGCGCGGGGGATCGATGCGGTGGCGGCACCGACGGATGTGCGGTCGATCCACGATCCGGCACGGACGGTGCTGGATTATCTGCCGGATGCGGGGGCGATGTACCAGACGACGCTGGCGGTGAAGGAATATCTGGGGATGGGGTGGATGGTGGTCAGAGGGAGGTGA
- a CDS encoding Uma2 family endonuclease encodes MIEPVPNEASYEDLLRVPPNKVAEIVNGRLHTHPRPGPRHARASASLGGELFQPFDKGSGGPGGWWIFDEPELHLGPHVLVPDLAGWRRERMPVLPDTAWFEMAPDWVCEILSPSTARLDRAEKMPIYLQADVSHAWLVDPEIHVLEAYENRQAHWIQIGVYKNDDPLSVAPFDAIEFMLDTLWVE; translated from the coding sequence ATGATCGAACCAGTACCCAATGAGGCCAGCTACGAAGACCTGTTAAGAGTCCCGCCGAACAAGGTCGCGGAGATCGTCAACGGACGACTGCACACCCACCCCCGACCGGGCCCGAGACATGCGAGGGCCTCCGCCTCCCTGGGCGGAGAACTGTTTCAGCCTTTCGACAAAGGCTCAGGCGGGCCAGGAGGCTGGTGGATATTCGACGAACCGGAACTCCACCTCGGTCCTCATGTGCTGGTGCCGGACCTGGCGGGCTGGCGCAGGGAACGCATGCCGGTCTTGCCGGATACCGCCTGGTTCGAAATGGCGCCCGACTGGGTCTGTGAAATCCTCTCTCCATCCACCGCGAGGCTCGATCGCGCGGAGAAGATGCCGATCTACCTGCAGGCCGACGTGTCGCATGCGTGGCTGGTGGACCCGGAAATCCATGTGCTGGAGGCGTATGAAAACCGGCAGGCCCACTGGATTCAGATCGGGGTCTACAAGAACGATGATCCTTTATCGGTGGCACCGTTCGACGCCATCGAATTCATGCTGGATACGCTGTGGGTGGAGTAG